From a single Patescibacteria group bacterium genomic region:
- a CDS encoding glycosyltransferase family 2 protein, producing MHSKKVFCVIPAYNEEKNIKKVISEVAPLVHSLVVVVDGVGDRTLEEAKEAKNSAELKNTNVYILKHIINRGQGAALQTGDDFALNNGADVVVHFDADGQFLSTEIEDMSSAVVNGDFDVVFGSRFLGKESNMPFFKKQVIMRLGRFVNRIFLGLELSDPQNGFRVVNKKALQLIKIEQDGSAHCSEILAKTAKNGLRYKEVAVTVRYYDYGQGLFSGKGRGKGGFIIIKDLILGKFIN from the coding sequence ATGCACTCCAAGAAGGTTTTTTGTGTAATTCCCGCTTACAACGAAGAGAAAAATATTAAAAAAGTAATTAGTGAAGTTGCACCCCTTGTTCATTCTTTGGTTGTTGTAGTAGATGGGGTAGGCGATAGAACTCTTGAGGAAGCAAAGGAAGCAAAAAATTCAGCAGAACTAAAAAATACAAACGTATATATTTTAAAACATATTATAAATAGAGGACAAGGAGCAGCACTTCAAACTGGCGATGATTTTGCTCTGAACAACGGTGCTGATGTAGTGGTTCATTTCGATGCCGATGGTCAGTTTCTCTCTACTGAGATTGAAGATATGTCTTCAGCAGTTGTTAATGGTGATTTCGATGTAGTTTTTGGTTCTAGGTTTTTAGGAAAAGAGTCCAATATGCCCTTTTTTAAGAAACAGGTTATTATGAGATTGGGCAGATTTGTGAATAGAATATTCCTTGGTTTAGAATTAAGCGATCCACAAAATGGTTTTCGCGTAGTGAATAAGAAGGCTCTTCAGTTAATAAAAATAGAACAGGACGGATCAGCTCATTGTAGTGAAATTCTTGCCAAGACTGCAAAAAATGGTCTAAGATATAAAGAAGTGGCAGTTACGGTGAGATACTATGATTATGGCCAAGGCCTTTTTTCTGGTAAAGGAAGAGGTAAGGGAGGATTTATAATTATAAAGGATTTAATTTTAGGAAAATTTATCAATTAA
- a CDS encoding type II secretion system protein — protein sequence MKYLKNNKGFTLIELLVYMLIFSSLVFMSSDFVINGFRATTFGIEQEEATKNAKKTVDSMVLEIREARSSSRGDYLLDDVSSQSLSFYSDIDSDSNIEKVRYFIDGDILKKGTIEPLGSPLEYLSINEVIEIVAENINNQVLDVFTYFDTDQNQIINPGGDRDRIRLIKVSLLVNVTPEIMPADYIIDMDIHIRNLKDNL from the coding sequence ATGAAATATTTAAAAAACAATAAAGGGTTTACTTTAATAGAGCTTCTGGTTTATATGCTTATATTTTCTAGTCTCGTTTTTATGTCTTCTGATTTTGTTATAAATGGGTTTAGGGCAACAACTTTTGGCATAGAGCAAGAAGAAGCAACAAAAAATGCCAAGAAAACTGTTGACTCCATGGTCCTAGAAATAAGAGAAGCCAGGAGTAGTTCTCGTGGTGATTATCTTCTTGACGATGTTAGCTCGCAAAGTTTAAGTTTTTATTCCGATATAGATAGTGATTCCAATATTGAAAAGGTGAGATATTTTATTGATGGTGATATCCTGAAAAAAGGAACAATAGAACCCTTGGGGTCTCCACTTGAGTATCTTTCTATAAATGAAGTTATAGAGATTGTTGCTGAAAATATTAACAATCAGGTTCTGGATGTATTTACCTATTTTGATACTGACCAAAACCAAATAATAAATCCTGGCGGTGATAGGGATAGGATTCGTCTTATTAAAGTTTCTTTATTGGTGAATGTTACCCCAGAAATTATGCCTGCTGACTATATTATAGATATGGATATTCATATTAGGAATCTTAAAGATAATTTATGA
- a CDS encoding tRNA-dihydrouridine synthase yields the protein MHNFWEQFDDSILALAPMAGISDSAFRQICASYGADVLYSEMASVDALFYSSQKTIEMLYFTEIERPYVIQLFGTNPEYFEKAVKLLDKEINPDGYDINFGCPVQKVIKQGAGAALMANLSKSKDVVKAVLSSTDKPLSVKTRTKSGDVDVISFVENINYLNVSAIMVHGRTFRQGFSGEIDFDSIKKVREIFRGKVIANGGISNRKDAKEILIKTGADGIGLARGIMGRPWLFEEIKKDRDILKTKAEIFEVALYHSKIMHSIAGDRAIPELRKHLSWYMHGLEGASELRLRAVRVETMNDIESLLRI from the coding sequence ATGCATAATTTTTGGGAACAATTTGATGATAGTATTTTAGCCCTCGCTCCGATGGCTGGTATTTCTGACAGTGCTTTCAGGCAAATTTGTGCTTCCTATGGAGCTGATGTTTTGTATAGCGAGATGGCTTCCGTGGATGCTCTTTTTTATTCTTCCCAAAAAACTATTGAAATGCTTTATTTTACAGAGATTGAAAGACCATATGTGATTCAGCTTTTTGGGACTAATCCAGAATATTTTGAAAAAGCAGTTAAACTTCTCGACAAGGAGATCAACCCAGACGGATATGATATAAATTTTGGTTGTCCTGTGCAAAAAGTAATAAAACAAGGCGCAGGCGCTGCTCTAATGGCTAATTTATCCAAGTCAAAGGATGTCGTCAAAGCCGTTTTATCTTCAACTGACAAACCACTTTCAGTTAAAACGAGAACCAAGTCAGGTGATGTTGATGTTATATCTTTCGTGGAAAACATAAATTATTTAAACGTTTCGGCTATAATGGTTCATGGTAGAACATTTAGGCAAGGGTTTAGTGGAGAGATTGATTTTGATAGTATTAAAAAAGTAAGAGAAATATTTAGAGGGAAAGTAATTGCAAATGGAGGAATAAGCAATAGGAAAGATGCAAAAGAAATTTTAATAAAAACTGGAGCAGATGGAATCGGTCTTGCTAGAGGAATAATGGGTAGACCATGGCTTTTTGAAGAGATAAAGAAAGATAGGGATATTTTGAAAACAAAAGCAGAGATATTCGAAGTGGCCCTATACCACTCAAAAATAATGCATAGCATTGCGGGAGACAGAGCAATACCAGAGTTAAGAAAACATTTATCTTGGTATATGCACGGATTAGAGGGGGCTAGTGAGTTAAGGTTGAGAGCGGTAAGAGTAGAAACGATGAATGACATTGAGTCACTTCTGAGAATTTAG
- a CDS encoding Mur ligase family protein, which produces MRKILQFILKIIAKLVLKKYKPKIIGVTGSVGKTTTKEAVFTVLSKKYRVGKSLKNYNNEIGLPLSILGFESPGKNILSWFFLFLEGFRMLTKKDKFYPEILVLEMGVDRPGDMDYLNKILKCDIGVITNVGMSHIEYFGTIDKIKREKAKIITNLNKKGLAVINYDNEKSREIISLSKEKVISYGFDERADVRAEELRFKFDNKNSGFSGINFKLRYKGSVVPVFMNGSIGYHLVYASLVASIVGREFGMNLLEISEALRDFKSPKGRLNILEGINDSVLIDDTYNSSPQSSLKAIETLSEIESEEGRKIVILGDMLELGDESDEEHYKIGWNIAKYKIDTLLCVGEFAKNICSGALKGKMNKTQVFHFESQKDLVEHVESKIEEGDLVLVKGSQGARMEKIVKILLKNKEQSTEFLVRQDEDWLSS; this is translated from the coding sequence ATGCGAAAAATACTACAATTTATATTAAAAATAATTGCTAAGCTGGTTTTAAAAAAATATAAACCAAAGATTATTGGTGTTACTGGGAGTGTTGGCAAAACCACAACCAAAGAAGCAGTATTTACAGTACTTTCAAAAAAATATAGAGTAGGGAAGAGTTTAAAAAATTATAACAATGAGATAGGTTTACCACTATCTATTCTTGGATTTGAATCTCCTGGAAAAAATATTTTAAGTTGGTTTTTTCTTTTTTTGGAAGGCTTTAGAATGTTAACAAAAAAAGATAAGTTCTATCCAGAAATTTTAGTTTTAGAAATGGGTGTTGATAGACCAGGCGACATGGATTATCTAAATAAAATTTTGAAATGTGATATTGGTGTAATAACGAATGTGGGAATGTCGCATATTGAATATTTTGGAACGATAGATAAAATAAAAAGAGAAAAAGCAAAAATAATTACAAATCTAAATAAAAAAGGACTCGCTGTTATTAATTATGACAATGAAAAAAGCAGAGAAATAATTAGCCTAAGCAAAGAAAAAGTAATTAGTTATGGTTTTGATGAAAGAGCTGATGTTAGAGCTGAAGAGCTGCGATTTAAATTTGACAATAAGAATTCTGGATTTTCAGGAATTAATTTTAAATTAAGGTATAAAGGGTCTGTTGTTCCTGTATTCATGAATGGTTCAATTGGTTATCACCTTGTTTATGCTTCATTGGTAGCCTCAATAGTCGGTCGAGAATTTGGAATGAATTTGCTAGAAATATCAGAGGCCTTAAGAGATTTTAAATCTCCAAAGGGAAGACTAAATATTTTAGAGGGAATAAATGATTCAGTACTAATTGATGATACTTACAATTCTTCTCCGCAATCTTCGCTTAAAGCGATTGAGACGCTCTCTGAAATAGAAAGTGAAGAGGGAAGGAAGATTGTCATACTTGGTGATATGCTTGAACTTGGTGACGAATCGGATGAAGAACATTATAAGATTGGTTGGAATATTGCAAAGTATAAAATAGATACACTTCTTTGCGTTGGGGAATTTGCAAAAAATATTTGCAGTGGCGCCTTGAAAGGAAAAATGAATAAAACTCAAGTATTTCATTTCGAATCACAGAAAGATTTAGTGGAGCATGTTGAAAGTAAAATAGAAGAAGGAGATTTAGTGTTAGTTAAAGGATCACAAGGAGCTAGAATGGAAAAAATTGTAAAAATCCTTCTCAAAAATAAAGAACAATCAACTGAGTTTCTTGTAAGACAAGATGAAGATTGGCTCAGTTCTTGA
- the pilM gene encoding type IV pilus assembly protein PilM: MIILHQNSKYPIGLDISDYSLKLIQLNKNGRDTINIQAISRVELEKGIIEGGVIINRIKVIEAIKTLLEKPLRGKVSSRDVVACLPETKTYLKLIEIEKSPNEISQVIESEIEKHIPLSVDDIYYDWQIIQSTREVDKVLIGACPKKIANQYIDVLKEAKLSIVGFEVEAVAISRALLKEESPKIKKGQLKDNYLIIDIGKKRTSMVVYSKNSPIFTLSLPLSGELITSHIAKSLEIDENQAEKAKIICGLDKTKAKGIIRNILSDTIDNIIEKIDESIDYFNHHFPNKGDIDNILICGGGSSIKNIDTYIEEATSIKTTKGDSLINFNNSNKNIENAFVEILKINSDFTGNSEDSKTMTITQDNRLTYTTAIGLALRNIFNPKL, translated from the coding sequence ATGATAATTCTACATCAAAATTCAAAATACCCAATTGGTCTTGATATATCAGACTATAGTTTAAAATTGATTCAGCTAAACAAGAATGGCCGAGATACTATAAATATTCAAGCAATTTCTAGAGTTGAACTAGAAAAAGGGATAATAGAAGGAGGGGTAATAATCAACAGAATAAAAGTCATAGAAGCAATTAAAACTCTCTTGGAAAAACCGCTTAGAGGTAAAGTGAGTTCGAGAGATGTTGTTGCTTGTCTTCCTGAAACTAAAACATATCTCAAATTAATAGAAATTGAAAAATCCCCCAATGAAATTAGCCAAGTCATTGAATCAGAGATAGAAAAACACATTCCTCTCTCTGTAGACGATATATATTATGACTGGCAAATCATTCAATCCACAAGAGAGGTTGATAAAGTTTTAATTGGAGCTTGTCCTAAAAAAATAGCCAATCAATATATAGATGTTTTAAAAGAGGCCAAACTCTCTATAGTTGGTTTTGAAGTTGAGGCCGTTGCCATATCAAGAGCACTGCTAAAAGAAGAGTCGCCCAAAATTAAAAAAGGTCAGTTAAAAGATAACTACCTGATAATTGATATAGGTAAAAAGAGAACGAGCATGGTTGTTTACTCGAAAAATTCTCCGATATTCACCCTAAGTCTTCCTCTCTCTGGTGAATTAATCACATCCCATATTGCTAAATCCTTAGAAATTGATGAAAACCAAGCTGAAAAAGCAAAAATTATCTGTGGCCTAGACAAGACAAAAGCGAAAGGAATTATTAGAAATATCTTATCTGACACCATTGACAACATAATTGAAAAAATTGATGAATCAATAGACTATTTCAATCATCACTTTCCAAACAAGGGTGATATAGACAACATCTTAATTTGCGGAGGTGGGTCTAGCATTAAAAATATTGACACCTACATTGAAGAAGCGACATCAATCAAAACTACCAAAGGTGATTCCTTAATCAATTTTAACAACAGTAATAAAAACATTGAAAATGCATTTGTAGAAATACTTAAAATTAATTCAGACTTTACTGGGAACAGTGAAGATTCCAAAACCATGACCATAACTCAAGACAATAGGCTGACATATACAACCGCTATTGGGTTAGCTCTTAGAAACATCTTCAACCCTAAACTATAA
- a CDS encoding magnesium transporter CorA family protein, which produces MNQNISTNIKESIIKPTGSKKTLSWINISLARKNEIEFLRKKFNFKLSQLRLSSSNYKSQRPMLEESDNYFFLILHFPIFQNENIVSAEIDFFITKDFVITLHNNDLDDLQEFFNLSRKDPESLLSFNIQKPEILLYEILSKLTISLYDILDENSIAISEIESTIIEGEHRKVASKILLLRRNIINIRKIMQNHKNIFKKLMIIQKAPATTAILKEHYSKLIEHSKTFWEILDNQKEMIEALDQTNESMLNYRISDIMKTLTMFSVIVFPLSLLAGLFGMNTMGGMPFLKNPNGFWIIMSIMLFGIFLMILLFQRKKWFK; this is translated from the coding sequence ATGAATCAAAATATATCAACAAACATAAAAGAAAGTATAATAAAACCGACTGGGAGTAAAAAGACTCTATCATGGATAAACATTAGTCTTGCCCGAAAGAATGAAATTGAGTTTTTAAGGAAAAAATTTAATTTTAAGCTCAGCCAATTAAGACTTTCTTCTTCGAACTACAAATCACAAAGACCCATGCTCGAAGAAAGTGACAATTATTTTTTCTTAATACTTCATTTTCCCATCTTTCAAAACGAAAATATAGTTTCCGCTGAAATTGATTTTTTCATAACGAAAGACTTTGTAATAACTCTTCATAATAATGATCTTGATGACCTACAAGAATTTTTCAATTTAAGCAGAAAAGATCCTGAGTCGCTTCTCTCCTTCAACATTCAAAAGCCAGAAATTCTTCTTTATGAAATATTAAGCAAGCTTACTATTTCACTTTATGATATACTCGATGAAAATAGTATTGCAATATCAGAAATTGAATCTACAATCATTGAGGGTGAGCACAGAAAGGTTGCTAGTAAAATACTTCTTTTGAGAAGAAATATCATTAATATCAGAAAGATAATGCAAAATCACAAGAATATCTTTAAGAAATTAATGATAATTCAAAAAGCACCCGCTACCACTGCTATTCTTAAAGAACATTATTCTAAATTAATAGAACATTCCAAAACGTTTTGGGAAATCCTTGATAACCAGAAAGAGATGATTGAAGCCCTTGATCAAACCAATGAATCAATGCTCAATTACAGGATAAGTGACATAATGAAAACTTTAACAATGTTTTCTGTTATTGTTTTTCCCCTTTCTCTGCTTGCAGGCTTATTTGGCATGAATACAATGGGTGGGATGCCTTTCCTTAAAAATCCAAATGGTTTTTGGATTATAATGTCAATAATGTTATTTGGAATCTTCTTAATGATACTTTTATTCCAAAGGAAAAAATGGTTTAAATAA
- the cysS gene encoding cysteine--tRNA ligase — MKKIILYNTLSRKKEEFKPLKKGRVGIYHCGPTVYWTQHIGNLRGSFCTDAVVRIFSYLDYRVSLVRNYTDVGHLSSDNDEGDDKMEKSAKREGLKPAEIAQKYIDLYENDTRELNILEPKYKPKATQYIDEMIKMTAELLDKGYAYTTDLAIYFDISKAKDYNKLSRQNIEKNISGAGSGDVTDSQKKNKEDFVLWFFRAGVHKNALQYWESPFNSALVKEGIGFPGWHIECSAMSRKCLGKTIDVHMGGIEHVPVHHTNEIAQSESANGKTFSNYWLHNEHLLVNNGKMSKSEGTSYSLSDIKEKGFSPFALRYFYLQAHYRSKQNFTWESLESASIGYKRLLNSVIKLGEKKGRINAEYKNLFEQAISDDFNTPKAMAVVQAVLKSDISEGEKLATVIDFDKVLGLGLGERKDLEIYPDDVLSIFKQREEARKNKDWEASDRLRDDLRDIGYLVEDGNEDSILKKI; from the coding sequence ATGAAAAAAATAATTTTATACAATACCTTATCTAGAAAAAAAGAAGAGTTCAAACCCCTTAAGAAGGGGAGAGTTGGGATATATCATTGCGGGCCAACGGTATATTGGACTCAGCATATTGGTAATCTGCGAGGTTCTTTCTGTACAGATGCTGTAGTCAGGATTTTTTCTTATCTAGATTACAGGGTTTCCTTGGTTAGAAACTATACTGATGTGGGACACCTTAGTTCAGATAATGATGAAGGGGATGATAAAATGGAAAAGAGTGCCAAAAGAGAAGGATTGAAGCCAGCAGAGATAGCTCAAAAATATATTGATTTATATGAAAATGACACTAGAGAGTTAAACATACTAGAACCAAAGTATAAACCAAAAGCTACACAATATATTGATGAAATGATTAAGATGACAGCCGAGTTGCTTGACAAGGGCTATGCCTACACCACCGATTTGGCTATATACTTTGATATATCAAAGGCAAAAGATTATAACAAGCTTTCTAGACAAAATATTGAAAAAAATATTTCTGGAGCGGGGAGTGGCGATGTTACAGATTCTCAAAAAAAGAATAAAGAGGATTTTGTATTATGGTTTTTTAGAGCAGGAGTACATAAAAATGCCTTGCAGTACTGGGAATCTCCATTTAATTCAGCTTTAGTTAAAGAAGGTATTGGTTTTCCTGGTTGGCACATTGAATGTTCGGCTATGAGTAGAAAATGTCTAGGTAAGACTATCGACGTTCATATGGGTGGAATAGAGCATGTTCCTGTTCATCATACTAATGAGATTGCACAAAGTGAATCTGCAAATGGTAAAACATTTTCAAACTATTGGTTACACAATGAACATCTTCTGGTAAATAATGGTAAAATGTCTAAATCAGAGGGAACTTCCTATAGTCTTTCTGATATCAAGGAAAAAGGATTCTCTCCTTTCGCTTTAAGATATTTTTATTTGCAAGCACATTATCGTTCAAAACAAAATTTCACCTGGGAATCTTTGGAGTCTGCTTCAATAGGTTATAAAAGATTGCTTAATAGTGTTATTAAACTCGGAGAAAAAAAAGGGAGAATAAATGCAGAATATAAAAATCTTTTTGAACAAGCAATCTCAGATGATTTTAATACACCAAAAGCAATGGCAGTAGTGCAAGCAGTTTTGAAGTCAGATATTTCCGAGGGAGAGAAGCTAGCCACTGTAATAGATTTTGATAAAGTATTGGGTCTTGGATTGGGCGAAAGAAAAGATTTAGAAATTTACCCAGATGATGTTTTGAGTATTTTTAAACAAAGAGAAGAAGCAAGAAAAAATAAAGACTGGGAAGCCTCAGATAGATTGAGAGATGATTTGAGAGATATTGGTTATTTAGTTGAAGATGGCAATGAAGATAGTATTTTGAAAAAAATATAG
- a CDS encoding glycosyltransferase, translated as MKVCLINNLYKPYNRGGAERYVENLFKGFSGLSDDVVVISTKPYGKKLGEEKDVYYLNSLYFNLSKFPKLFRFFWHLFNIINIYKYFQVRKIIKKEKPSLVITNNLVGLGFLLPMLFFNKNIKHLHVLHDIQLLHPSGMMFLGMEDLLDGFFPRVYQKINIYIFSVVKYVVAPSEWIISLHKKKGFFKNAQTLQIFNPIDYSSLPEKLKQSDFLDFVYVGQIEEHKGVVKLFEVMERLIHNNKNIRFLVIGDGSLYPKFSEKYKYIERIKFYGRLNKKEIIEKLTLSDCLIAPSLCYENSPTVIYEAAICNLDFIFSDFGGASEIGKYFSGIGFNPYKDGSLPHSIKEYIGMNKNINQANKKALNLSADAYINKVLDFLSPIQRRF; from the coding sequence ATGAAAGTTTGTTTAATTAATAATTTGTATAAACCCTATAATAGGGGAGGGGCAGAAAGATATGTAGAAAATCTTTTTAAGGGTTTTTCAGGTTTGAGTGATGACGTTGTTGTTATATCAACAAAACCGTATGGCAAAAAGTTAGGAGAGGAAAAAGATGTATATTATCTGAATTCACTTTATTTTAATTTATCTAAGTTTCCAAAATTATTTAGATTTTTTTGGCACTTATTTAATATTATTAATATATATAAGTATTTTCAAGTAAGAAAAATAATAAAAAAAGAAAAACCAAGTCTTGTTATTACTAACAATTTAGTCGGTCTAGGATTTTTATTACCAATGTTATTTTTTAACAAAAATATTAAACATCTTCATGTTTTGCACGATATTCAACTTCTTCATCCAAGCGGTATGATGTTTCTGGGAATGGAAGATTTATTAGATGGTTTTTTTCCCAGAGTCTATCAAAAAATAAATATTTATATTTTTTCTGTAGTTAAATATGTTGTTGCTCCATCAGAATGGATAATCAGTCTACACAAGAAAAAAGGATTTTTTAAAAATGCACAAACTCTTCAAATATTTAATCCAATAGATTATTCTTCTTTACCTGAAAAATTAAAACAAAGTGATTTTCTGGATTTTGTGTATGTTGGTCAAATTGAGGAGCATAAAGGAGTTGTTAAACTTTTTGAGGTCATGGAAAGACTAATTCATAATAATAAGAATATCCGTTTTCTAGTTATAGGAGATGGGTCTCTGTATCCTAAATTTAGTGAGAAATACAAATATATTGAAAGAATAAAATTTTATGGGAGATTAAATAAAAAGGAAATTATTGAAAAACTAACTTTGTCTGATTGTCTGATTGCCCCTTCACTTTGTTACGAAAATTCACCCACAGTTATTTATGAAGCAGCTATTTGCAATCTTGATTTTATATTTTCTGATTTTGGTGGAGCATCCGAAATTGGTAAATACTTCTCTGGTATCGGTTTCAATCCATACAAAGATGGTTCTTTACCTCATTCCATAAAAGAGTATATAGGAATGAATAAGAATATCAATCAAGCAAATAAAAAAGCGCTTAATTTAAGCGCAGATGCCTATATTAATAAAGTACTTGATTTTTTATCTCCTATTCAAAGACGTTTCTAG
- a CDS encoding glycosyltransferase family 4 protein: protein MKIAHVVCVFPPYGGGIGKSALDFSIMMREGGHQVDVYAPLYTNDISEDDSNSTKIIRIKPILKLGNGAFVPRLFSKLKKYDLVYLHYPFFGGAEIIWFFKLFNRKTKVIFHYHMDVIGLSPLFKLLSFPSKMIEKSLLKKADLITAGSLDYIQNSQIKNFYTDNPGIFRETYFPVDTKKFHTRTDRGVREKKEILFVGGLDKAHYFKGLNVLIDALFLLRKRNDWILKVVGEGNLKQEYIKKCEEKKLSSRVEFLGSVSHEDLPIVYRESDFFVLPSINKGEAFGIVLLEAMASGLPIIASNLPGVRSVFTDKEGFLTKPSDREDLADKIKIFLDDDSLLTEMSESARRLSVDKYSYETISKRINSIVDEV, encoded by the coding sequence ATGAAAATTGCTCATGTAGTATGCGTGTTTCCTCCTTATGGGGGTGGGATTGGGAAAAGTGCTCTAGATTTTTCTATAATGATGAGAGAGGGTGGCCATCAGGTTGATGTGTATGCCCCTCTGTACACGAATGATATTTCAGAAGATGATAGTAATTCAACCAAGATAATTAGAATTAAACCTATTCTTAAGCTTGGTAACGGAGCTTTTGTCCCAAGGCTTTTTTCTAAACTCAAAAAATATGATTTAGTATATTTGCATTATCCATTCTTTGGTGGAGCAGAAATAATTTGGTTTTTTAAATTGTTCAATAGAAAAACTAAAGTAATTTTCCATTATCATATGGATGTTATAGGATTGTCCCCACTATTCAAGCTCCTTTCATTTCCCTCAAAAATGATTGAAAAGAGTTTATTAAAAAAGGCTGATTTGATTACGGCGGGTAGTCTTGATTATATTCAAAATTCTCAAATAAAAAATTTCTACACTGACAATCCAGGCATTTTTCGTGAAACTTATTTTCCTGTTGATACAAAAAAGTTTCATACAAGGACAGACAGGGGAGTTAGAGAAAAAAAAGAAATATTATTTGTAGGTGGTCTGGACAAAGCTCATTATTTCAAAGGACTTAATGTTCTAATTGATGCTTTGTTTTTACTCAGAAAAAGAAATGATTGGATATTAAAAGTAGTAGGAGAAGGAAATTTGAAACAGGAATATATAAAAAAGTGCGAAGAAAAAAAACTATCTTCGAGAGTTGAGTTTTTGGGTTCAGTGTCCCATGAGGATTTACCAATCGTTTACAGGGAATCCGATTTTTTTGTATTACCATCAATAAACAAGGGTGAAGCATTTGGGATAGTTCTACTTGAAGCAATGGCAAGCGGTCTTCCTATTATCGCCTCTAATTTACCAGGAGTTAGGAGTGTTTTTACAGATAAAGAAGGGTTTTTAACTAAACCATCAGACAGGGAAGATTTAGCTGATAAAATTAAAATATTTCTAGATGATGATAGTCTTTTGACTGAGATGTCTGAGAGTGCCAGGAGACTATCCGTGGATAAATATTCCTATGAAACAATATCAAAAAGAATAAATTCAATTGTCGATGAAGTATAA
- the pilO gene encoding type 4a pilus biogenesis protein PilO, whose translation MKLNKNINYKQKVLLGLTSNFVIAFLISYFFVFSYINRVEEASILLINHRVEFETKLIKEEKFSKISKNLTKIELDLRKIEKAFIDTNNKLEFITMFEGLADRTGIDMKMNINFEKISSKDSSAPLTLTLNGPYDNLMNFLVSVENLNYYINVNNIDIKNSNIASSRTVAPNQNRDNSLTMQLSALTYWK comes from the coding sequence ATGAAATTAAATAAAAACATAAATTACAAACAAAAAGTGCTACTGGGCTTAACATCAAACTTTGTTATAGCATTTTTAATATCTTATTTTTTTGTATTTTCCTATATAAACAGAGTAGAAGAAGCAAGCATATTACTAATAAACCATCGAGTAGAGTTTGAAACTAAATTAATAAAAGAAGAAAAATTTTCAAAAATAAGCAAAAATCTAACAAAAATAGAATTAGACTTAAGAAAGATTGAAAAAGCCTTTATTGATACAAACAATAAATTGGAGTTTATTACAATGTTTGAAGGATTGGCGGACAGAACCGGGATAGACATGAAAATGAATATTAATTTTGAAAAGATAAGTTCAAAAGATAGCTCAGCTCCTCTTACTTTAACTCTAAATGGCCCCTACGACAATTTAATGAACTTTCTTGTCTCTGTTGAGAATCTTAACTACTACATAAATGTAAATAATATAGATATTAAAAATTCCAACATCGCCTCCAGCAGAACCGTAGCCCCAAATCAAAATAGAGACAATAGTCTCACAATGCAATTATCAGCTTTAACTTACTGGAAATAA
- a CDS encoding DUF2304 family protein, producing MFQIATALIIILFFLARTYWQKRNNKISKIEFIFWFIFWIFAGIFIIFIKKIDIIVSNLGFSASGIDVLSYLSIAVIFYIIFKIIIKIEKIEKNITVLVRNISINPPAPKASEGRPPYFEAPSIRATNKE from the coding sequence ATGTTTCAGATTGCTACTGCATTAATAATAATACTCTTCTTTTTAGCGAGAACCTATTGGCAGAAAAGAAATAATAAAATATCAAAAATTGAGTTTATTTTTTGGTTTATTTTTTGGATTTTTGCAGGTATCTTTATAATTTTTATAAAAAAGATCGATATAATTGTTTCAAATCTTGGTTTTTCAGCATCTGGTATAGACGTTTTATCTTATTTAAGCATAGCCGTTATATTTTATATAATTTTTAAAATAATTATTAAAATCGAAAAAATCGAAAAAAACATCACTGTGCTTGTCCGGAACATCTCTATAAACCCTCCTGCGCCAAAGGCTTCGGAGGGCAGGCCCCCATATTTTGAAGCTCCAAGTATCAGGGCCACTAACAAAGAGTAA